cagtgtgagttctcatgtggaAATTAAGGGTTTCTTTACGTGTAAAACCctgtccacactgttggcatgtGTAAGGTCTCTCTCCGCTGTGAGATCTCATGTGTGAAGtaaggttttgtttttgagtaaaactctgtccacactgttggcaagtgaaaggtttctctccagtgtgaattctcatgtggtctGTCAGGTTTCCTTTTCCATAGAAAgactttccacactgttggcaggtgaagcGCTTCTCTTTGGTGTGAGTTTTCATGTGGGCTTtaaggttttgtttttgagtTAAACAGATGAAATAATCATTAGATATGATTTTTTGAGCTTCTCCTTTTTCTGACAAAGTGATTTCAGGTTGTGTGGATTTTTCTCCAGTCATGAAATCAAGATGTTGCTCATActgatttttttccttttcattcAATGACTCAACttcactttcttctttcagtgccatcaggtctatagtggaaaaaaaaagcaaattaaCACCAGTTTAATAACACAAAGCAACAGACATCAAAATACTGTGTTAAAGCATCAAAGCCAACATGTATGCTAGATCATATACCCAATAGTTACTGAAAGTGGAGTTACATCAGTGTTTGAAGTAGAGCGTTGCTTATCAACAAGTAACAGTTAAGCAGTAGATGGAAATCCACTATTTTTTCCAGTCTTCACAGTTGTTTAAGCCACCAAGTAATCAATATATGCACAGAACACAAACCCTGGTTGAGCTTAGTCCCTCTAAACAGGGTCAAAAGACCTAAACCACCATGAGATAAGCTTCTCCATGAAGGTAAAGGATCAACTTAATACTTTTACTCCTTTGTTCCCTTAAATACACTATaatgccaaaagttttgggactcTTGcttttacgtgcacatgaactttaatgatatccctttcttaatccgtagggtttaatatggagttggcccacactttgcagctataacagcctcaactcttctgggaaggctttccacaaggtttaggagagcgtttatgggaatttttgaccattcttctagaagcgcatttgtgaggtcaggcagtgatgttggcgagaaggcctggctcacagtctctgctctaattcatcccaaaggtgttctatcaggttgaggtcaggactctgtgcaggccagtcaagttcctccataccaaaatcactcatccatgtctttatggaccttgctttgtgtaatggtgcacagtcatgttggaacaggaaggttgaaactgttcccacaaaatTGAGAGCaagaaattgtccaaaatgtcttggtatgctgaagcattaagagttcttTTCACtggagttgctgttgttcccaattgcttccactttgttatgataccactaacagttgaccgtggaatatttagtagtgaggaaatttcttgaatggacttattgcacaggtggaaACCTGTGCAATCACAggaccacgcttgaattcactgagctcctgagagcgaccaattctttcacaaatgtttgtagaagcagtctgcatgccatggaagtgattggaacacctgaattcaatgatttggaggggtgtcccaatacctTTGTCAATATAGTGTAGGTGAACTCATGCATTTCTTGAACAGAGTGCCCCCTAATGCTCAGGTGAGTAATGACAATGCTGGATTGGAAAGactatgctgcgttcacaccaccTTGTATATACCGGAATCTTGAGATGATAACACGTGACATTATATTCTGAGTTGTTatatggcaccactatcaatgcctaaatgaatctacagtggtcaggtggtatAGCAGCCACGGCACGTGGTACACCTGGAAGCTTCCAGataactcccagcttacaagctgtaattacgagctctacgagaaCGTGAACACTTTTTACAAGCTTGAATCTTGTAACTAAAGGAATTACAAagtggtgtgaacgcacccttagtaACTGGAAAACGACGTGAGCATTACAGAAGGCCATCTGCTGTGCTTGCATCACAAATTACATGTTTTCAAATGACTTAATTACTgatataactttattattaaaactataGAAGTGGCTGTTTATAATAAACCCACAGAAGTGAGGAGAGACAAATATCATATCCTAACACTgatatttattgattttataatattttttcatcTGAAACTATCcatattgaaattaaaatgaaagcaaaCGATAGCTGAGGTAGGTCAAAAAACATACAAGGAGAAACATTTGTATAATACAATACCAGTTAGACAGTATCAGCTATCGCAGACATTTGCTTTTGGATAGGATCAGATTTCTCTGAACCGTTGTTTGTCGAAAAACTGGAGGTAATTTGCCATACAATATTAACTGAGGTTGTatgagaaaaacacacacacccatGAAACACAAATTTCTATAATATCCTCAATGAAATCTAGTCACGTCCAAATAGGACTATAGACCACAACATTCTCTTGGATAGCTTGAGAATTATGTTGGCATTTATGGGCAACCATTAGCATGATTTAGGTCTTATCTGCTACTTTGTGTAAATGAAGGCTTCCCAACAAATAAAAGTGCCACAGGGGTATTGGGTCCTCATCTTTTCTCCTTGTATACACTTTCCATGAGTGACAACAAGAAATTTCTAGTTTGAACCACACATCTTTGAGGCTATATTATAAAGTTTGAAACTGGAAAGCTTTAGtttaaatattttctgtccactagaggtcgttagaggcctattcaaaataaaggcgtagcttgatgacgccaagttgtGACGCcaatgtggtcttcacctcacagccggtgcaaaagaatagggattggagtcgggaagaaatcatgttcatggatgcaattattaatgttactgtatgaagcagagcaggaccgagtgttgtggagctgaacgaggccgctggagcgattgcgagCAGCAGaccttttattatgccacagtcgccggtgcCGCTTCcacttttccagtcatgagtatgaggtaacgcagctctgtttatcatattagatacatttgagtgtgttgaaaatgttataacgttacccTGTGCGtttgctcggcggctgctgttaGACACTTATTGCACACttcagtaagctagatcgattttagaatatcatattaaatgctggatggcttgtgttgataaatggcatgcaattaattttaaaatgtattgtatgatggagaaaatgctgtattactgttactaaaaaataaagctgcatctgattatgctatgttatcTACTTGacaaaagtgtttttctctgaggcatggtaaagcatggtactcacaaaaaaaaaaaaaaatcaagaaaaatagatttaaacaataagactaaacgtgttgaactgtataacaataattagttttctgtctataaatatatcaaaacagttgttcccttgtctattaaagcatgtaaatattaaagcgtctttggtgtttccatggtttctacaaaataaaaccggaaaccgagggtaatgcgggtatgacgcaattgacaggcgactcttcacacgtcccggagccttggttaaaactgcagttttctcacgatttacaaatagttggaaacatttgggatgttgtTAGTACTcaagtgaataaaatatataacactggcctagtggtttttggatattttactgcaaaattcttacatattgcacctttaaggtgTTGATATTATAATCAATGTTCTACAAAAAGTCTTCAAGTTAGGCTACCCTGTTTGTGGAGTGTTTATTTTGACTTATGTTATGCGACAACAATGACAGTGTCacatgtttgttctgttttgttcaGCTCTCCTGGTTTGTTCTATTTTGTCCTTTGCTTGTAGTTTGTTAATTGGTTCAGTTCTCCTGCCTATTTTTTTCTATGGTTACATATTCATTAGAGTCCTCATCAGGTGTGTAGAGTTAGTTTCTTCCTTTGTTTGCTCTGTGTATATAAACCCTCATTTCCAGCTTGGTCCTTGTACTGCATTGTTCAAGTTCTATGGGATTTGTGGTTGTACATTCTCTTAGATTATCTCCCGTTTGGTATGTTTAGTACTGGATTAAAAGTTTCTAAACAAGCCTATAAATTAGTGCCTAACATAAATGTTAAAAGTTTTCATAAAAGTTTTCCAATGCTATGTTGAAACTTATCAGAATAAACTGTTAAACTTGTGTATACTTTCAGTTAAAGCTTTAAGTTATAAGAGCAATATATCGTGTAGGTTGTTCATcgtttgtgttttatataatgactttgatttcaactttttgtcactcacaaacactcagtgttgccaacttagcgactatttttcaaaaaagcaCCTAGCgactttttggacaaacctcAGTAACTTTTCAAGTGTCACCAGCACTGTCCTGTGAGCACGAGGTCTTGCTTTCCCGCTGCCGTCACACCTCTCTCAGCGTCTACTCTGTTCATTAAGTGGCTGAGAGAAGCAGCAGCACGAGTTCACGGCATCTGACAGACGTGAATGAGTGAGCTACAAACGAGCACAGTGTTGCCATGTACCAAACACTGTTTCTGATTctcctttttttatatttaaagaatttaGTTTGACCGTTTTGATTTCCATTTTTCTTGTGTGCTTATCACTTATATTACTCACTATCACAGAGCTTTAGTTCATCCGAACTCTGTGAATTCTtgtaatttacaaatatataaaaatgtcattcattACATCATACTCGTTATGTTGccggacaaaaaaataaaaatgtatataggctatatataaattatatatatatatatatatatagatgaaaTGAGAACAGCTTTATTTGACATTcggctatattatattatattgtattaaaatacagtatgaGAGCACGGATTAGGAGAGAAAACACTTTAGGCAGGAAGATTTGCAACTGACGTGATGACGTCACAAATATGCTAATTACGCTTGATGTCATCTAGCGACATTTAGCGACTTTTTGGGCAGGCTTTAGCTACTTTCCTTTGAAAATAGTTGGCAACAGTGCAAACACTCACAACAGACAGTTTGATTTAATCTATTGTTGCAGTTACTGGCCATTTTATTTGCTAACTAAAGCCCTTAAAGTAATAAAtgctatattaaatataaatatatgtaactGTATcgaatgttttattattatttagtgcttaattcaataaatatttacattatcTTCAGGTATgttaatatgataatattttgtttgaaatgtttttgacCCTCTCTATATTATGAGGTTTAAAAGACATTGCTCCAAGACTGGtttaataaagtgagaattaggatgagaagaaaaaaaaatcctatacacaacaaaatgtaaagtttatcactaacatttaaaatagaTGTACATagaaaaccaacctgtttgttcttCAGTGTCTTCATGTCTGAATGCTTCTTCGATCCTCACTTCTtcaatctcctctttaataGACGACATCTTTAGTGTGTCACATGAATCTCAGTTGCTTCAGTTTTTCTGTGGTTGGACAATGATaattaacagaaataaaatacatcCAAACTAAATCTctgggtgcgtctcaatcagctccctagttcagtagtcagtgCACTGGCAAGGGAGTCAGTCAGAGTGAATGGACTTACTGGTAAATTAACTGATTAGACAAATAAGCTTAAAACTTGcactaaatattaataaaagaataaaaattgcGCAGACACTTGTTTTAGGGGTTTatatttggtattttaatgGACTAAACTACTTTAGTAATTACAGTGTCATTAAACACTTATGCTTCTCGTTCATTATTTGACGTTAGTGACTCGAGCGCTtcgaaacagtgaatcattttgcgaAGCATTTGGTTCAAAAGGCTCAGTTTCTCCATCACTACTTGCTAGTGAGATAATTCGTGTCTACCATAAACTGATATAGAGAGCTAAACCAGAAGCACATTTACTGTTACacatttactgtaaaaataaggTCCATTAATGTTAAACTAAATCttataatgttacattaaaCAATATTGAAGCCATTTTACatcaaattacactttaaatgtttaagaacacaaacctttcttcagccgAATCACAAAAGATGCAGGAGCGCTGACGGCGCAGACTTATGACGTCATatcgccaaaataaaagtcctgttgTGTCTAACATCACACGTGCATAGAAATTTACATAAtgtacaaataattaaaaatgtctaaatgaaTTGTCCAATGAT
Above is a genomic segment from Megalobrama amblycephala isolate DHTTF-2021 linkage group LG14, ASM1881202v1, whole genome shotgun sequence containing:
- the LOC125245728 gene encoding gastrula zinc finger protein XlCGF8.2DB translates to MSSIKEEIEEVRIEEAFRHEDTEEQTDLMALKEESEVESLNEKEKNQYEQHLDFMTGEKSTQPEITLSEKGEAQKIISNDYFICLTQKQNLKAHMKTHTKEKRFTCQQCGKSFYGKGNLTDHMRIHTGEKPFTCQQCGQSFTQKQNLTSHMRSHSGERPYTCQQCGQGFTRKETLNFHMRTHTGERPYTCQQCGQSFARKETLNFHMKIHTGERPFTCKLCGTSFSRKESLKIHMRVHTGEKPFICGQCGKTFRYKLNLNQHMNTHLTDHVITHTREKPYVCHHCEKTFITKSHLEIHIRVHTGEKPFTCPQCGKSFIHKGNLEVHMRIHTGEKPYTCPHCEKSFTYHRDLKRHLETHS